One window of the Rufibacter radiotolerans genome contains the following:
- a CDS encoding MBL fold metallo-hydrolase, which produces MTISFYGAAQAVTGSKHLVTLENGKRILLDCGLTQGMGDKTEERNRSFDFEPENLSCLILSHAHIDHSGLIPRLVREGYTGPVYCTPPTLELCELLLRDSARIQQSNCNSANEPLYTEEDTEKALQQFVTVPYDQPFTIDEDIELLFTDTGHVLGSAAINLKLQDDGRERTLCFSGDIGRFANRILNPPQAFPQAEIIICESTYGNRVHDSLENTEERLQKIVQEVCVERQGKLLIPAFSIGRTQELIYSLNYLAEEGRLPEVKVFVDSPLSVYATDIMRENPQYFRETMQEYLKEDPDPFGFPQLTYITEVDDSKELNKIEEPCVIISSSGMMEAGRIQHHLRTNLPDANSAVLITGYCEPSTLGGKLMNGAEKVYIMGDEVDVKAEMLIMKEYSAHADYGDIAKFLHCQDKEQIQRIFLVHGETSVMGQLKEDLSELGYRNIEIPEFRLSYVV; this is translated from the coding sequence ATGACCATATCTTTTTACGGCGCGGCCCAGGCCGTGACCGGAAGCAAGCATTTAGTTACCCTTGAAAACGGCAAACGCATTCTGCTGGACTGCGGTCTTACCCAGGGCATGGGCGACAAAACCGAGGAACGCAACCGCTCCTTTGACTTTGAGCCCGAGAACCTTTCCTGCTTAATTCTTTCCCACGCGCACATTGACCACTCCGGCCTTATCCCGCGGCTGGTGCGAGAAGGGTACACTGGCCCGGTATACTGCACCCCACCTACTCTGGAGCTTTGCGAACTGCTTCTGAGAGACAGCGCCCGCATTCAACAAAGTAACTGCAACAGCGCCAATGAACCGTTGTACACCGAGGAAGACACCGAGAAGGCCCTGCAACAGTTCGTGACCGTGCCCTATGACCAGCCTTTTACCATAGACGAAGACATTGAACTGCTCTTCACCGATACCGGCCACGTGCTGGGCAGCGCCGCCATCAACCTGAAACTTCAGGACGACGGCCGCGAGCGCACCCTCTGCTTCAGCGGGGACATTGGTCGGTTCGCTAACCGTATTCTAAATCCGCCGCAGGCGTTCCCGCAAGCGGAGATCATTATCTGCGAGTCTACCTACGGCAACCGGGTGCATGACAGCCTGGAGAACACCGAGGAGCGCCTGCAGAAGATTGTGCAGGAGGTGTGCGTGGAGCGGCAAGGCAAACTGTTGATCCCGGCGTTCAGCATTGGTCGCACGCAGGAGCTGATCTACTCGTTGAACTACTTAGCGGAGGAAGGCCGCCTGCCCGAAGTGAAAGTGTTTGTGGACAGTCCGCTCTCTGTATACGCTACAGATATCATGCGCGAGAACCCGCAGTACTTCAGGGAGACCATGCAAGAGTATCTCAAGGAAGACCCAGACCCCTTCGGGTTTCCGCAGCTGACCTATATTACAGAGGTAGATGACTCTAAGGAACTGAACAAGATAGAGGAACCCTGCGTGATCATCTCCTCCTCGGGCATGATGGAGGCGGGCCGCATCCAGCACCACCTCAGAACCAACCTCCCCGATGCCAACAGCGCCGTGCTCATCACCGGTTACTGCGAGCCCTCCACCTTGGGCGGCAAGCTCATGAACGGCGCTGAGAAGGTCTACATTATGGGCGATGAGGTAGACGTGAAAGCCGAGATGCTCATCATGAAGGAATACAGCGCCCACGCTGACTACGGCGACATTGCCAAGTTCCTCCACTGCCAGGACAAAGAGCAGATCCAGCGTATCTTCCTGGTACACGGTGAGACCTCTGTGATGGGCCAACTCAAGGAGGATTTGTCTGAATTGGGCTACCGGAACATTGAGATCCCGGAGTTCAGGTTGTCTTACGTGGTGTAG